One window of Cydia strobilella chromosome 10, ilCydStro3.1, whole genome shotgun sequence genomic DNA carries:
- the LOC134745032 gene encoding immunoglobulin superfamily member 10-like, producing the protein MGPLTSLLLVAALITSQADAATWTQCRYSYGEENIPRGSSNDYIDFLHLDRCGINNLTEEDLNGLPNLSMIRISHNDIPYLDPAVFRGVIRVKTLHLEGNNLQTMPVFGAHSVLPNLTSLHVTGNEITKLDHPRTFSSTKQLEFIIINDNKIEFIHADMFFGLTKLKYLYLNRNKLTYVDDKVFALTSLNSLTTISIRDNLLESVAPGAFQNTPLQELYLQGNRLTHLPENFFATDGARLTWFCYHQNPWRCAYLDKIVARKNEVDLKCVYFGEKPVCSP; encoded by the exons ATGG GACCGTTGACATCACTGCTGCTGGTCGCCGCGCTGATCACCTCACAAGCCGATGCTGCCACTTGGACTCAATGCAGATACTCGTACGGTGAAGAAAATATACCACGAGGGTCATCAAACGACTATATCGATTTTTTACACCTGGACAGATGCGGCATAAACAACCTAACGGAGGAGGATCTGAATGGTCTCCCTAATTTAAGTATGATTAGGATAAGCCACAATGACATACCTTATCTGGATCCAGCCGTGTTTCGTGGTGTAATACGAGTGAAGACCCTACATTTAGAAGGAAACAATCTTCAAACAATGCCGGTCTTTGGTGCACATTCAGTTCTCCCAAACTTAACATCCCTACACGTAACTGGTAACGAAATAACTAAATTAGACCATCCAAGAACCTTCTCTTCAACAAAACAGTTAGAATTTATCATCATCAATGATAATAAAATTGAGTTTATACACGCAGATATGTTTTTTGGTTTGacgaaattgaaatatttatacttGAATCGTAACAAATTAACTTATGTAGACGATAAAGTGTTTGCTTTGACCTCTTTGAACAGTTTAACGACAATATCAATCAGAGATAATTTGCTGGAGTCCGTGGCGCCGGGAGCGTTTCAAAATACTCCACTACAAGAGTTGTATTTACAAGGCAACAGGCTCACACATCTGCCTGAGAATTTCTTCGCCACCGACGGAGCGCGGTTGACATGGTTCTGCTATCACCAGAACCCTTGGCGATGCGCGTACTTGGACAAAATCGTGGCAAGGAAAAACGAAGTGGATCTGAAATGTGTTTACTTTGGAGAAAAGCCGGTGTGCTCGCCGTAA